The Hyalangium gracile genome segment CCAGCGTGGCCCGCAGGGACTCGCGTGCCTCGGGGGTGGGGGAGGGGAGCCGCTCCGTCGCGGCCGCCACCGTCGCGGCGAGCGCCGGGTCCGTGAAGAGTTCGTCAGCGCGCATGGGTGACTCCTGGGCGGCGCAGGGGCTCCACCAGCCGGCGGACGGCCGCTTCCACCTCGCCGGCATCGTAAGGGATGAGCCGCTCGCCCAGGGACCGGGCCTCGGCTGGCACGGACGCCGTGGCCTCGTGCACCGCCCACGCGCGTGCCTGCACGTGGGGCAGCACGCTTCGCGCCACGCCTGTCCCCACATCGAGGAACACCGCGCTCGCGCTCGAGGTCCGCACGGCCAGCTCCAGCGACGCGGAGCCCGGCAGCGGCGTGCCCGCGCTTGGCGCTCCAGACAGCGGCTGATCCGGGCTGAAGTGCCAGACGGCGGTGCCGCCCTCCTGCTCCACGCGAGGGCTGACGGAGCGCAGGGGAGTGGCACTCAGCGTGAGCACGCGAGCCTCGGGAAGCTGCTCCGCCAGCCTTCGCGCCAGCAGGGACGCGGGAGCCCGTGGGTGGCTGGCATAGCCCGGGCACACGAGCTCGACTCGCGCGGAGGAGGGAGGCTTCGCCGGCGGAGCCAGCGTGCCTTCGAGCAGGGGACGCAAGCCCTCCCGGAGCTGCTCGGCCACGGCTTGCTGCCCGAGCGAGGCGAGCCGCTCCCGCTGCCCTTCGATGACCTTCTGTCGCAGCTTCGGCTCCCGCTCCAGCACCGCGAGCAGCTGCGCCACCTCCATCGGCTCCCTCGTCCGCGTGGCCAGCCCGGCTCCGCCCATCGTCTCGGGCACCGCCGCCGCGCCATACGCCACCACTGGCACTCCGCGCTCCATGGCCTCCAGCAGCGGCACGCCGAAGCCCTCGTGTCGGCTCATCGAGAGGTACGCCGTGGCCACCGCGTAGCAGGCCGAGAGCTGCGCGGCGCTCACCCGGCCCAGCAGGTGGACACGCTCCGCTCCCAGCAGCTCCTTCACCCCGTGCAGGTACGTCCCGTAGGGCGTCTCCCGGTTGAGGTAGCCCGCGATCAGCAGCCGGCTGCGCGGCTGGTAGAGCCGCTGGTACGCCGCGAAGACGCGCATCACGTCGTCGATGCGCTTGCTCGGCACGGCCCGCCCCACGAAGAGGATGTTCGCGCAGCCGTCGTCGAACTCCGCCTGGAACGTCGGATCCGGCGGCGCGTGGAAGGCGTTCCAGTCCAGCGCGAAGGGCAGCACCGACACGTGCTCGAAGCCCCCCGCCGTCAGCTCCTCGGCGCTGAAGCGCGAGTAGGCGTACGCCGCCTCCACGTGGGGCCGCAGCGCCAGCAGCTCCTCCCG includes the following:
- a CDS encoding glycosyltransferase yields the protein MRRKSRRASGPSAARAVHQLLPRLAWGDAVGNQVRYLQALLRSWGYASEIYADQWDAECSEQVRPAETWPREADEDSVLLIHHSFESRQVPLIARGPGRKALVYHNVTPASLFEGFDRKVAAACEAAREELLALRPHVEAAYAYSRFSAEELTAGGFEHVSVLPFALDWNAFHAPPDPTFQAEFDDGCANILFVGRAVPSKRIDDVMRVFAAYQRLYQPRSRLLIAGYLNRETPYGTYLHGVKELLGAERVHLLGRVSAAQLSACYAVATAYLSMSRHEGFGVPLLEAMERGVPVVAYGAAAVPETMGGAGLATRTREPMEVAQLLAVLEREPKLRQKVIEGQRERLASLGQQAVAEQLREGLRPLLEGTLAPPAKPPSSARVELVCPGYASHPRAPASLLARRLAEQLPEARVLTLSATPLRSVSPRVEQEGGTAVWHFSPDQPLSGAPSAGTPLPGSASLELAVRTSSASAVFLDVGTGVARSVLPHVQARAWAVHEATASVPAEARSLGERLIPYDAGEVEAAVRRLVEPLRRPGVTHAR